The Malus sylvestris chromosome 3, drMalSylv7.2, whole genome shotgun sequence genomic sequence ttctttgcacatgtccaaatcactagaaccgattttctctcatctttccttcaatttcggctactcctacgttacctcggatatcctcattcccaatcttatcctttctcgtgtgcccacacatcccacgaagtatcctcatctccgccacacccattttgtgtacgtgttgatgcttcaccgcccaacattctgtgccatacaacatcgctggccttattgccgtcctataaaattttcccttgagcttcagtggcctacgacggtcacacaacacgccggatgcactcttacacttcatccatccagcttgtattcggAGTATAGATTATATGCTAggataaaattaatttttttttctagatttgaattttgatcTCCCTTGAGGCATTTGACAAGCATTCAGCCAttataaaatcaacttttacGAAAAGTACTTCTATTGTCGTGAATTATGGTGTGTGGAAAGGCATTGTCATGTTCAATCCTGCAACAAATTTTTGACCAGTTACTCATGCCTGTCCAGTAAATATTCTGGATAGCACTGGAAGCCATCAGAAAAGTGTTTGCTTGAGAATAGTGAACCAGGTATTGATCTGTACATATTCAAGTCCTTTGCCAGCCAAAGGATATGATTAATACGAACAGATTACATTCAGTCGGAAAAACACAAAAGACGTATCTGCATCAAAACTTGTTTAACACAAACGCAATGTATCAAATCCTTGTCGTTAAGAACCAAAGATTTTGAGAAGAAAATTTTTTACTAGTTAAACTACGAGGGTTTAGTTGGTTTGCCAATTATAATTAAGATCCTAGTTAACTAATCACACTTGAGAATGGAGAGAAAACTTTGCTATTGCTCTCTGCAAGACATACCTGGTTGACGCCATCGATGTTTGCTAGCCTTGCTTTGGTAGATGGTCTTGCTaaagcaatttttttaatcGTTTGATCACCACAAATAGCATATCTGCAGAGAGTAAAATTTGGATGAACTCAATGttttcagtaaaaaaaaaaaaatgaaaattgcttTTAAGACATTAAGAGAGAATATTTGGAATTTGTGGTCTTGACTATATAATTAAAAAGAGATCTACGGAGCGGTTCCAAGGCTTCTTGCGAGCTTCCTTCTCTCTTCTAAAAGCATGTGGTAGAGTTGTTTCTCTGCCtgagagaaaatgaaaatgtgTAAAAAAGGTACTATTGTAAATGTTGATAACATACGGATAAAATATTGAGTAACTGAGGTGAATAAACACAATAACAATTAAATTGCCAACCTCTGAGAATCCTTCACATTCCAGAGTAGCCAAACTCTTAATTTCTCCAACTTCGCCTGATGCATGTTTATTGTCCTCATCATCGACCATTTCACTGGTCACCGGCAAGAATAGGGGTGGTTGATGATCCGGTCCAGCAGAACTAAGAAATTGGTAAGCTTTTGGACTAAGACTGatgcatgaaaaaagaaaattcaaattaagTCATTTTCTTTTCGAGTTTTGCAATtgaaattcaagaaaaagaagaccTATTATTAATGACAGAGAAGGGTCATTTCTGGTGGCATTTAGTATCATGTAAAAACTAAATAGATGTCGAAAAAGAGATTCATTATTAAGTTTTACCTTCTGCAAAAGTAGAATAAACGAAAAGAATATACCTTACAGTTCGGTATATGTCTTTTACTGTCTCCCTCAAATAACCTGTATTAAAAAGAGCATTTGAACTCATGAACAGACCAATTATCAGCTAATAACTCAAATGCAAGTATATCAGCTTATGTGAACAAAGATACAAGCATAACATGTAAGTATTGGTGAACGTCTTAAGCATTCATATGCCTCCGGTATTAAAATGTCAAAAGTAATACTCAGAGCAAGGAGACCAGCTGATAGAAAGTGTCCCTTATATACCAGAAGAGATTAATTGGTAACCAAGGGCTTTCCACCAATTTGAAGAATAGTCTTTCCCAAGCCCATGCAGTGGAAGCTTGTCATATTGGGcatcaataatttttttagccTGTATGCCACATGGAAAGATCACCATGAGTAACACAACGATGTAAAAgttgaaagggaaaaaaaaaacagcaactGAAAAATGACACTTTAAAGAACCATAGGACCAGGAGCTTTCAGAAAGAACAGCGTTTAACAGAAGCTAACTGTATAAAACAATTAGCTTCTAGgaattcttattaattttttagttacAACTTTCAGCTTGTATCACTCACATGTTGTTTATAACCTTATATCATTAAgttaatttgaattttattcCTTCAATGTTAGCAAGAACATAACTGTCTTTTGAAAACCGCAAACAGAGATATCACTAAAGCTAAAACACAAGGCTAAAGATTCAGATTTTTGCCCTTGAACATCACCTAATGTAGAAGAGAGAAGAATGAATCCACAGAAAACCAACTTTTATTCATACAGTTCAACTCTTTGGACCTCCAGATCATCGAATGTTAAACATATTCTCGTAGTAATTACTTGTGCACCTTTTTATCAATAATAAACATGGTATACTGTGTTTCAAAATCAAAATGCATTAAAACTCACTCGAGAGCCACGAAGAATGTCTACAGGCATACTGAGACCCCATTTACCCCTACATGATTGAATGCAAGCCATTAGAAGAAATGCTTCTTTAGACATGTCTCGCTCCCTCTTTGTGGAAGTGCAGTTATCACAATTACCTACAAACACAATTTTAAGCCACCGCATAATAATCGGTTCAGTTTAAGTTGAAAGATTATCTACCATGGAATGCAGGTGAATTGCTGCTAAAGCGATAAAACAATTATGTTTCattttaatattataatttaaaaacattttacGAAACAACCTCCAACTGTCATAAAAACTTTCAATCTATCTAATCTAAGCAGTCCCTTGAATATTAACATGAAATTATATCATCTCTGTCAAGTTCATCACCAGTAAGTTCCAATATTTTATTGAAACAAAAAGCACTGAATTTAAATCCTGGCATCAAAAGCTAGCAGTGAGTAAATAAGGCAGATGATTGAACTATAGTACATGGATGCAGTTTGAAACTTCAACACTAAAATTAGGGGAGTCTGAACTCAGGAATTTCAATAAAGAAAGCAGATCCATACCGCATTTATCAGCTGGAAAATTTTCCCCAAAGTGACCAAGCAAAAACTTCCTTCTGCAAGTTGTCAGTAAGCAGTACCGTTGTGCTGCCATCAACGACTCTACAACAGCTTTACGTTGACTTTCCTGGTGATTAGAAGCCCACAAAAACTCATGAGGCAGAAAAATATTTAGCCACATCCTAGAACAGAAACAAAATAAGCACTTACAGAATGTAGCTCTCCAATGTAAAAGTCAGCTTTTGCAAAGTCACTTCTAGTGTAATAAAGCCAGCAGACAGATGCAATACCATCTCTACCGCATCGTCCACTTTCCTGGTAATAAGACTCCAAGCTCTTTGGGCAACCATAATGTATCACTTGCCTTATGTTTGGCTTGTCAATACCCATTCCAAAAGCAATTGTAGCAACCATGACATCGAGTTCATCTCGTACAAACAATCTGATGAGAAAGAATGATAAGCACCATGTAAAATACGATGCAATGCAAGGTTAAGAAATGGAAGGGTGCTGTACTCAACAATTACATTGATAGCACAAGGAGCAACTATAAATTCTACTTTAAATACACATGGAATAAGATGAGAACCTATGGGACTCCGCACGAGCTTTATTGTCCATTTGACCATGATAGATTCCAGCCTTAATACCTACCTCCTTGAGTGACTCGAATACCTAGGGAAGGTAATGAAAAACATTAAAAGAATGTAAGCCAGGTTCTTCAGAAAATTCATTCATGAATAAAACAAGACATTGATAAAAACTATCATATACATGATATAATGCGGACAGTAAGTTACACAGATACAGTGCATGCATAAAAATACACATGTTAAGAAAACGAAGTTAAAGAACGTACCTGCTCAACATCTTTAATTGTCGTGCAGTAAATGATAGTTGAACCATCTGAGCGCACAAATTTTGAAACTTCTTGAACAAGCTCCTGAACAAATGACTGACCACGATTGAATGACTTAACACCATAGAACAGATTTGTCCGGTCAAATGAGCCTATGGCAACATATGGGTTTTGCATCTTCAAGGAATTAACAATGTCCATCTGAACCCTGGAATATGAATACGAGAAAAGATAAATATTGAAGTCTTcttaacattaaaaaaaaaaaacttaaaagcaAACCAAAGAAAATAATGCAGGGTCTCCAAGTGCATTACAATTTTCACCAAGTGCGTTACAGTTTTCACCTATTTGAAAGAGAATTATAGTCATATACGTTAAGTTACAAAAATCATAAGAGTATGGGTCAAGTAAGGAATAGTTTTGTGCCACCGTTCTCTAGGATCtagcaaacataaaaaatattagATGACAATAGCTCACTTCCTAGTTCCCACAGTTGTTCTGCCAAGTTATGAAGTTCCAGGGGTAAGCAGAATTAGAGAAACTAGTACAAGAAACGAAAATATTTCTGTTGTAATATAAGGCACCAAAAGCAGATAATACAAGCGGCTTACAGAAATAAAGAATGTTTGTAAATATTATCAATTGAATTCTGAGGATTTTAAATAAATGCAAGCAATACCCGAATAGAAATGCAACAGCTGATAAGAACATCAAAgtcacacagagagagagagagagagagagagatacttTTCAGTAGCAGTTGCAGTTAAGGCAATAAATGGAACATCAACAAGAAGGCCACGTAACTTGTCTAGTTTCTTGTATTCTACCCTGTAAAGTCCACAACGAGAAATGCTTAGATGATGATGATTAGTGATACATGTAACATTAAGATAATTATAGGCATAAAACAAAGTGAGAAATAGATATACAAGGAACAAAATCGACACATGAAACTGTGACTGAAAAAACACTTTTGTACAAATATGCATTAAATAGTAATTTGGAAAACAAGAAACTAACCATAGTACCACCACCCAAAGACTAGGCAACTTTGTTTTAAAACTGAAGTAGGATCAATAAAGGAACTTAAGCTTTAGAGATTTTGTTGATCTCAATCCCATTCTAGCCAGAAATTGGAGAATGATGCCAAAATAAATGTCACAGGCCAAAGTCCCAACATTTCAAAAACAAAGACTACGTAATCAAGTAATTACGATTTACGTTAGAAAGAACTACTAAATATCAGTAACCTGAAATCATGGCCCCACTCCGATATGCAATGCGCTTCATCAACAGCAAACAAACAGAGTCCAACACTTAGCAAATTGGACCAGAAACTGCAAAAAAGGCATAGAGTCAGGATACCAATTTCTGTAAGAAACACAAATAATCTAGAATATAATACTGACATCGAAAAATCCACTAAACTCCTTCCATATGCCAACAAAATCTTGATAATGGCAGACTATAATATAAAGTTCTCATCTACAATCATCGTACGTCCATGACCATAGTAGTCCTAGTTCACTAGTCCAAACTCCCAGCTCATGTTTGTAATTGTAATACAGCAGACAAAGTGCACAATAGAACAGAAAACTTGAAACTGATATATGGCAAATAAAACTAGCAATGTACCTTGAAGGAACCAAACATGCCTTTTCCGGGGTCATGTATAAGATATCAAATTGACCACTTTCAGCTCTGCTCTGGACAGTGGAATCAGTTTGGCTACTTCCCATAAACTCGGCTCTAATTCCTCGTTGCTTCAAAGACATTACCTTTAAAcaaacatcaaatatttcatTTAACCTCCAACGACACGCAATTACTGATTAATAATGTTCAACAGAAACAGAATTAAATTACATGATTACATACCATTatttaacccaaaaaaaaaaaaaaaaccaacccaacaaaaagaaacaatctTTGGTTCACCTGATCTTGCATTAGGGATATAAGAGGGCTCACAACAACACCAGTCTTTCCGACAACCAACGGAGGCACCTgatagctgtaaaaaaaaataacccaGTAAATCAAACACTTCTAAAACCCTACTCAAATCAAACGACagagaaaggaaaggaagaaaCTTTTACCACAACGACTTGCCGCTGCCGGTGGCCATCACAATCAATGAGTCGTTTCCGTCTATGATTTTCTCAATCACTTCCTTCTGGTACGGTCGAAACGAAGAAAACCCAAAATATTTCTACAcccaaaaattcaacaaaactaataaaaaaagaaaaaaaaagactaaaaatgaagaaaagaaaacaagagaAGCAGAAGAAGATAAGGTCCTTCACCTTGAGAATGGACTGCATTTCTGCTGAGACGATCAGTCGGCAAGGATTTTATGGAGGAAGGAAAAGCACTATTGAGTTTTTAGCTActttttttttggagttttgagaaatgtttttaTGCTTTTCATTAAGCAGataataatacatatatatatagcgtCAGAAATCCCCAACTTCTCCCGCCATTTCTTTGTGGAAGAAACTTCGGAACCCCAGGCCCACAGAAACCAACCACTGCAGCCCAAGACCCAACAAcatccacaacaacaacaaaacattttctACTACGTGAGgccggctatatgaatcttagaacgtcattgcgctcgatTCTGTGCCACGTCTTCCGTTAGattcaagtactctaagtcttttcttataatctcttccaaagtcttTCTAGGTCTTTCTCTACCCCTTCGAGCCTGAACGTCTGTCACCGTAATCGCACTTTCTAACCGGAACATCAATAGGCATTCGTTTCACATGTTCAAACCACTGTAGCCCAAGACCCATTTAGGCAATATTCTACTTTAAACCAACGTAACGTACTAAAGCACCGGAAAGAGGTATTTGGACTCGGGTTTTTTGACAATGTGGCTAGGCGCACGTCTGCAAGTTTCTTCCTTATCTTTGGTTGTTAAAACAGTTGTCTCAAAACTTGGTCAGTAACCTACCATTGAAGAAACAGAATCTATCGATCCCGCGTCGTTTTTGCTACAATGTAAATtgaaattttctccaaaaccatGTTGTGTAATGGTACATTTTTGAAATTTAGATAACTTGTGGTTGAATCTGTTTGGAATGTATGATGAAACTGTTGTCAGATAACATAAACAAATGAGCATAAACCACCGGGAGCCGACGGACGTTAACAACTTAACACATCTATCAAGCTCGGACTCTAATCCAGCTACAACTATCAAGCTCGGACTCAAATCCAGCTACAATTATAGTAAACCATCCAAACACAATGGAAACATCCGGCGAGAAAAACATTACATATTGTGCGGCATATCGGAACATCTACATTCTAAAACAACTTTTTGTACTCTTCGGCATCTTGTGCCATTTCCTCGAGGCTTCTGTCCTTCCTTTCCTTGTCTAAATCAAGCTTTTGCGTTAATTCCTTCTCCTTTTCATCCAGCTATAGCATTGAACACAGAAAAAGTAAATACTCGAGGCTAAAACATACGAATTAGTAAGAGTTAATAAAACCTGAAACAGATGTTCTAATCTTACTGCATCATAAATCTCATCTTTCTTCTCAAAGTCGCCACCTTTCCGTGGGAGGATATGAatatgaacatggggtacagtcTGTCCGGCTTCGGGTCCATCCTAAGGTTCAAACAAAGAGGACAAAGTTAGCTTCAGGGGACATAAAACCATTACAATGTGCAGCAGCGAACATTTCAGAGGCAAAGATGTGAACTTGAGCGTTAAGGATCGTCTCCCAACAAACATCATAAAGCAAAATTGTTGCCGTTAAATACCACACAAAAAGTAGGTAACCCGCTCTGCCTCACATAACGAGTTCAAGGCATAATTGCTAGGTGATATGGAAGTGAAAAGAAACCTAATAGCTTGGAGGAAGTTCGAAATATGACCAATGTACGCTTTATGTGTCGATAAACAGGACTGACTAATGAATATAAGGCATCAAGTGATCACTTCGTTAATAGTAATATCATTAACAGATCTCAAGGGCAAAGTAACTGTCTGAAAACCAGGCCAAACACAGAAATATTGttcactaataaaaaaaagttagtcTAAAAATTCTTACTTGAATAGCGAGTGTGAGAGATGATGCTTTGTGGTAACTCTCAAGCCGGCTACCAACCTTTTGTGCTGTGATCCAAAGATCACTGGTCTCATCAGCAGTGAGATCAACAAAGCGCTTCACTTCACGCCTTGGGCAGACAAGCACATGTACATGATGTCAAGTCAAGCAAGATTGAATTGAGCATATTATAATTCCACAATAAAATGGGTATAATTTGCACACACAGTTACACACAATGCTAGGTCATCCTTCTTCCAGTGTCTTTCAACACATGCAGATGAGAAGGGAAGTTAGGCACACATATCAGTCCATGATAAACCATATACAGAACCGTGGTCCGAAAGAGACCAGTCAAAGTCTACTAATAAAAAGGGATGCACTTAGTAGCATGTTCTTAAGACTCAAGCATTGCAACCAGCTGAATCTACTATCTGCTGCTTACATTTTGGTGCCACAGAAAATCCTTTCGGACCCAAAATCAAGCTGGATAAAAGACTCTTCCTTTTTGAGTCCAGAACGAAAAACCAACACCCCTTTCCTTTGACATCCATATTCATTACTCACTAGCATGATCCAATCAATCAGTAATAAAACTCATATACTGCCTTAATTCTCCAAGCCAGAAAAAGGGCACTAAAACAAGGAAATTTCCCGCAGATAGCTCTTTACCGTAGCGGCGAACAACAATCATACCTATGCAACTGGTGCTGGTTCGATCCCCATTGATTCTCTTTCCCATAACAACTAACTATTTAACCCACTAAGGCTATTGCTActcgtcgtacccagtgcacaaggctcccgctttacgcagggtctgggagaggtgaatgcaTTTACTAAGGCTATTGCTACTAAAACCAGAAAATttcctaacttttttttttcttatataacaaattaaaaatgcatTTATTCACCGATCTCAAAACAAAATTCATATCCAAAGCAAATAAAAGGATATGACCTGCAAAGAAAAAGGAGAGTTGGGTCATCAAATTTGCAATTTCTACATCCATTTTTCATGCTTTGATTATTCAGTGTTAAGAGTAAGAGAAAAGTACCAGGAACAAGAGGGCGCAGGTTAACCAGGGCGTAGGATAGCTTGGTGGAGTAGAACACTTCCCTACTGTCGATATTGTACGGCCCGAACTTGAAGCTCTCCGAAGCCATCTGTCTGCGTTTTATAAACAAACTATAATGAATAGTGCCGGCGGCGGAGGTTAAGGAAAAGGAAAGGGCTGCGGGGgtggagaaggaggaaggacgAAGGAAGGCGGCTCTGGCGACGGAGGACGATCGTGTAATGAGAGATCTGACGGTGGAAGCCACTGTTGGGAACAGAATTTTACGCTTTTGAGGTGAGCTAAtgctatttctttttctttttattgtttttttaataacttgCCAATTACAGTATTTGTAGGGAtctgatatccacacatctctttttacttctctcacactctttttagttttcattcatcggatcggatgaattgaaaataaaatataaattaacaagaagtgtgtgaaaaataaaatagtgtGTTTGGATAACACACCCCTATTTGTATAGTAATATTCCTCAAATGTTAGAATCTCAAGAATCAGAATTTTCCGTTTCGTAAAAGGCAAAACGTTAAGCGACTCAAATATGTTCTTATTGACTTAAaacagttaaaaataaaattgtttacttttttttatcgTACTATAGATTGTCATACAAAGTACTATAGATTGTCATACACCTAACTTGAATGGCTAAACTCTTTCGCGTCCGTCGTATTTCCCAAACAAACACTAAATCATAAACACACTATTTTATTCTAGAGCCCCACTTTGAAGGCTTGCTCAGAGCCTTCAAATTCTCAAGACCGGTCCTGTGTCGGATCAAATGATTGGAGAAAATCAATgaacataaattaataaaaaacgtGTGAAGTAAAAATGATTATGTGGATAGCATCACCATTCACCATTTTCGACTTTCCCTTTGGGCCTATGTTTTTTTGTTCGCACgatatattattattaagacGAAACACTACAATAGTGGTGTCTCTATGTCATATAAGTGACTTTCTATGTCTAATTTTCTTGAAagtaaaaaacatatataataaggaaaattaatgaaaaaggtttgaaaactttgagttttaatgataaggacaaaataaagggtaaaatgaatagtaacaggattgactttttagtgtaaaaatgtgatttttcgttaaagtgaacaatacggatgcttttcgttaaaattcccataATAATATGTATTTGTATCATGAAAAAGATAAGTAATGTAGATTACACTGGATAAGGCTGGCCCTGCTTGTTATATCGAAGGAAGGAAGACacagttgaagaagaagaaccagAAGGAGAAATGTCAGCCGTGACAACTCTCAGTCAGGCATGCTGGGCTGCCGCCGTCGTGAAACCGAAATCAAACACCGCCATTTCCCATATCCAAAACCCAAAGCCCAAATCTTTAGCTCTTCCTTTCTCGGCCAATTCCAGCTGCGCTcacttcttctccttcaatCCCAAAACCACCCTCAAATCCTCCTCCTCCGTCCGTACATTCGTTGCCGCCGTTGAATCCGACCAGCTCAGCTCCTCCGACTCCGCTGACAAGGTCCAATTCTCTCTTCAACCCATAAaaagttttccttttaattttcattttctcatccaagactgtaaattttgaaattttttgtttctgaATGCAGGAAAAGCCGAGCAGGTACTATTTCGTGGTTGCAAATGCAAAGTTTATGCTCGATGACGAAGAGCATTTCCAGGAGCAGTTGTGTGAGAGGCTTCGATACTATGGAGAGAAGAACAAAGAGCAGGACTTTTGGCTTGTGATCGAGCCTAAGTTCTTGGATAAGTTTCCTAACATTACTAAGAGATTAGGAAGGCCTGCCGTGGCTCTGGTTTCGACTAACGGTCCTTGGATTACGTAAGTTTCCCTGTTTTTTATTGCGAACGTGCTCGGTTtcaatttgttgttttctgACTGCTGTTTTGTTTCGAGCTTCATATGTTTTGTTAGTTAAGTAGTGATGTAGCAGAATCAGAGGTTGAATCAATTGGGAATTTCTGTTGTGTATTAGTGTCCAATTCTCTTGTGACAATGTTTGATGATGCTAAGATTCTAGACTCGATCGATCATTATGGTAGAACGCTGAAAACTGCAAGAATCCGAAAGTTTTAAGTTGTTGAAGATGAGTCGAGAATTGTGTATCTAGCTAACACTGTCTCTAGTTTGCAGCCTTATTCTGCGCGTGTGGAGATGCGGATGTAGATATTCATACATGTGCATCTTCACCTTGCATCTTTTAAGTTTAGAAATAAGTGGTGGAAAGGGGGTTTAGAGTGATGTTTGAATCCAGCATCTCCTGCAACTAGAGCTACGATATGATTTTAGAAAACCAATAATCCTCGAAAGTTGAAGTTCTTGAGAAGGATTACATTGTCGACCAAGCTAACAACCATGTAAATATGAGATTCTACACGATTGAAGCATATACTTACACCAATAGATATGCTAACAACAACTCCTCAGCTAAAAAAACTACATGACCTGATGTTTCGATATAAGAAATATCTTCGTATGTTTGTACATAAGTAGCAATATGAAAGTTGTGACCCTTACAATGGTGGCAATGTCTCTGAATCTGATCATGTTTTGCGGCTGCAGGTTTATGAAGCTGAGACTGGACAGAGTGTTAGCAGAAAGTTTTGAAACCGAGAGTCTAAAAGAAGCGTTAGCCTCCAATCCAACCACTATCGAGTTTGAGAAGCCACAGAAATGGGTAGCACCTTATTCCAAGTATGAATCCGGGTGGTGGGGGCCTTTCTTGCCGCCAAGAACGAAAGAGGAGAGCAAAGCGTAAATCACTTTTTTCCGTTCTCAACGTGGATTTCGTCATCTGTTACTAACTAGAGCTGAAGTTGATGCATGTAGGTAATGTGAAGTTTTGCAAGGTTAGCACCTCATGTAATAAACTTTCGTAGTTGCCCATTAATGTGTGAAGAgagagtattgaagaagttgtctgtccgaa encodes the following:
- the LOC126616668 gene encoding uncharacterized protein LOC126616668, with amino-acid sequence MSAVTTLSQACWAAAVVKPKSNTAISHIQNPKPKSLALPFSANSSCAHFFSFNPKTTLKSSSSVRTFVAAVESDQLSSSDSADKEKPSRYYFVVANAKFMLDDEEHFQEQLCERLRYYGEKNKEQDFWLVIEPKFLDKFPNITKRLGRPAVALVSTNGPWITFMKLRLDRVLAESFETESLKEALASNPTTIEFEKPQKWVAPYSKYESGWWGPFLPPRTKEESKA
- the LOC126616661 gene encoding uncharacterized protein LOC126616661 — translated: MQSILKKYFGFSSFRPYQKEVIEKIIDGNDSLIVMATGSGKSLCYQVPPLVVGKTGVVVSPLISLMQDQVMSLKQRGIRAEFMGSSQTDSTVQSRAESGQFDILYMTPEKACLVPSSFWSNLLSVGLCLFAVDEAHCISEWGHDFRVEYKKLDKLRGLLVDVPFIALTATATEKVQMDIVNSLKMQNPYVAIGSFDRTNLFYGVKSFNRGQSFVQELVQEVSKFVRSDGSTIIYCTTIKDVEQVFESLKEVGIKAGIYHGQMDNKARAESHRLFVRDELDVMVATIAFGMGIDKPNIRQVIHYGCPKSLESYYQESGRCGRDGIASVCWLYYTRSDFAKADFYIGELHSESQRKAVVESLMAAQRYCLLTTCRRKFLLGHFGENFPADKCGNCDNCTSTKRERDMSKEAFLLMACIQSCRGKWGLSMPVDILRGSRAKKIIDAQYDKLPLHGLGKDYSSNWWKALGYQLISSGYLRETVKDIYRTVSLSPKAYQFLSSAGPDHQPPLFLPVTSEMVDDEDNKHASGEVGEIKSLATLECEGFSEAEKQLYHMLLEERRKLARSLGTAPYAICGDQTIKKIALARPSTKARLANIDGVNQHLVVIHGSNFLRIIRDLSQGLNLSLDGEATVQTTAITRKVYPVPNQPRKLTPAKFEAWKLWHVEGLSIQKIANFPGRSAPIKEQTVLDYVVEAAQEGCEIDWIRLCNEVGLTHKVLSDIQCAISKVGPTERLKPIKDELPEDISYAHIKTCLAMQKLGVSLEGTPSSPHDAQEAGQLPSKETESSPCSARKCPMEEPLEDKALAQDSVASSGKNEETTSLPLTRGQGVNQPEAHFEDLLPTKRQKLGSPDDESSLALKATEGSIYDWLKNQDGISLSQILEHFSGSEEQSVIDVLSSLEVDFLIYKKNNLYMII
- the LOC126616671 gene encoding bifunctional bis(5'-adenosyl)-triphosphatase/adenylylsulfatase FHIT, whose translation is MASESFKFGPYNIDSREVFYSTKLSYALVNLRPLVPGNVLVCPRREVKRFVDLTADETSDLWITAQKVGSRLESYHKASSLTLAIQDGPEAGQTVPHVHIHILPRKGGDFEKKDEIYDALDEKEKELTQKLDLDKERKDRSLEEMAQDAEEYKKLF